In one window of Canis lupus baileyi chromosome 12, mCanLup2.hap1, whole genome shotgun sequence DNA:
- the CEBPZ gene encoding CCAAT/enhancer-binding protein zeta isoform X1 — protein sequence MAAAKKPLEFHAKRPWCGEEAVEDPDEDDEEDNDEAEDGFSLEEVLRLGGTKQDYLMLATLDENEEVVDGGKKGAIDDLQQGELEAFIQNLSLAKYAKAFLVEEDEPAKKENASKKEAISKVDNKKQNVAESERTSLDKVKNKKRPEQHSENSATPKVKKDKQQDIFEFFERQTLLLKPGGKWYDLEYSNEYSLEPQPQDVVSKYKTLAQKLYEHEINLFKNKTNNQKGASATWMKTIVSSGTLGDRMAAMILLIQDDAIHTLQFVETLVNLVKKKGSKQQCLMALDTFKELLITDLLPDSRKLRIFSQHPFSKLEQLSSGNKDSRDRRLILWYFEHQLKHLVAEFVQVLETLSHDSLVATKTRALVVAHELLCNKPEEEKALLVQVVNKLGDPQNRIATKASHLLETLLCKHPNMKGVVCGEVERLLFRSNISPKAQYYAICFLNQMVLSHEESELANKLITLYFCFFRTCIKKKDIESKMLSALLTGVNRAYPYAQTVDDKVKEQVDTLFKVLHVVNFNTSVQALMLLFQVMNSQQTISDRYYAALYRKMLDPGLMMCSKQALFLNLVYKSLKADIVLRRVKAFVKRLLQVTCEQMPPFICGALYLVSEILKAKPNLRSQLDDHPESDEENFIDIGDDEDTEKFNADKETDKVKKTETEETVSDSPSPMETKKSESASWVHFDNLKGGKQLNTYDPFSRNPLFCGAENTSLWELKKLSEHFHPSVALFAKTILQGNYIQYSGDPLQDFTLMRFLDRFVYRNPKPHKGKENTDSVVMQPKRKNFMKDIRSLAVNSKEFLAKEESQIPVDELFFYRYYKKVATVKEKQKRNADEESIEDVDDDEFEKMIDTFEDDNCFTSGTDDLDFASNMKKEKKGAKEDPEDEDLEGSDDDLDNLDDDEVSLGSMNEEFTEIGEDGGTFMDVLDDESEGIPKLDDEVSSKISTKRNKRKGTNDFDFAGSFQGPRKKKKGNFSDSSLFVSAEEFGHLLDENMGSKFDNIGMNAMANKDNASLKQLRWEAERDDWLHNRDVKSIIKKKKNFKKKRPKTTQKIKKQRK from the exons ATGGCGGCCGCCAAGAAGCCTTTGGAGTTCCATGCCAAGCGGCCGTGGTGCGGAGAGGAAGCGGTGGAAGATCCCGACGAGGACGACGAGGAGGATAACGATGAAGCCGAGGATGGGTTCTCTCTGGAAGAAGTATTACGGCTTGGAGGCACCAAG CAAGATTACCTTATGCTGGCTACCTTGGATGAAAATGAGGAAGTGgtggatggaggaaaaaaaggagcaaTTGATGACCTTCAACAAGGTGAATTGGAAGCATTTATTCAGAATCTTAGTTTGGCCAAGTATGCAAAAGCTTTCTTAGTTGAAGAAGATGAaccagcaaaaaaagaaaatgccagcaAAAAAGAAGCAATATCTAAAGTagataataaaaagcaaaatgtagcAGAAAGTGAAAGAACATCACTTGATAaggtaaaaaataagaagaggcCAGAACAACATTCTGAGAACAGTGCCACACCAAAAGTTAAGAAAGATAAACAACAGGAcatctttgaattttttgagagacagacatTGTTACTCAAGCCTGGAGGCAAATGGTATGATCTAGAGTACAGCAATGAATATTCTTTGGAACCCCAGCCTCAGGATGTTGTGTCCAAGTACAAAACCTTGGCTCAGAAATTATATGAGCATGAAATCAACTTattcaaaaacaagacaaataatCAAAAGGGAGCTTCTGCTACCTGGATGAAGACAATTGTGTCATCAGGGACACTAGGTGACAGGATGGCAGCCATGATTCTTCTTATTCAGGATGATGCTATTCACACACTCCAGTTTGTGGAAACTCTTGTGAACCTTGTTAAAAAGAAAGGTAGCAAACAGCAGTGCCTCATGGCTTTGGATACTTTCAAAGAGTTACTGATTACAGACCTTTTGCCAGACAGTCGGAAGCTACGGATTTTCAGCCAGCATCCTTTCAGCAAACTAGAGCAGTTGTCCAGTGGCAACAAGGACTCAAGAGATAGAAGGCTGATATTATGGTATTTTGAACACCAGCTGAAACACCTTGTGGCTGAATTTGTCCAGGTCTTAGAAACTTTAAGTCATGATTCTTTAGTAGCCACTAAAACTCGAGCTCTTGTGGTAGCTCATGAGCTTCTTTGTAAcaaacctgaggaagaaaaggcTCTTCTTGTGCAGGTAGTAAATAAACTGGGCGATCCTCAGAACAGAATAGCCACAAAAGCCTCCCATCTGTTAGAGACATTGCTTTGTAAACATCCCAATATGAAAGGAGTTGTATGTGGTGAAGTAGAAAGGCTACTCTTTCGCTCAAATATCAGCCCCAAAGCACAATATTAtgcaatttgctttttaaaccaAATGGTCCTTTCCCATGAAGAAAGTGAATTAGCTAATAAGTTAattactctttatttttgtttttttcggACTTGTATCaagaaaaaagatattgaatCAAAAATGCTTAGTGCCCTTTTAACAGGAGTAAATAGGGCATACCCTTATGCCCAGACTGTTGATGACAAAGTGAAGGAGCAGGTCGACACACTCTTTAAAGTGTTGCATGTTGTGAATTTTAATACCAGTGTACAGGCTTTAATGTTGCTTTTCCAAGTAATGAATTCTCAGCAGACGATATCAGATCGATACTATGCAGCATTATATAG gaagatGTTGGATCCAGGATTGATGATGTGCTCTAAGCAAGCCCTGTTTCTTAATCTTGTCTACAAATCTCTGAAAGCTGACATCGTGCTGCGCAGGGTGAAGGCTTTTGTGAAGAGGTTACTCCAAGTTACTTGTGAACAGATGCCACCATTCATATGTGGAGCTTTGTATCTTGTGTCTGAGATCCTTAAAGCAAAACCAAATTTAAGAAGTCAGCTAGACGATCATCCG GAGTCTGATGAAGAGAATTTTATTGACATAGGAGATGATGAAGACACAGAAAAATTCAatgcagataaagaaactgataaagtaaaaaaaactgAGACAGAAGAAACTGTGTCTGACAGTCCCAGTCCtatggaaacaaaaaaatcagagtctgcttcttgggtGCACTTTGATAATTTAAAAG gTGGCAAACAGTTAAACACATATGATCCATTCAGTAGAAACCCTTTGTTTTGTGGAGCTGAAAATACAAGTCTTTGGGAACTCAAAAAG ctgtctGAGCATTTTCATCCTTCTGTGGCCCTTTTTGCAAAGACTATCCTTCAG GGAAATTATATTCAATATTCAGGAGACCCACTCCAAGATTTCACATTAATGAGATTCTTAGATCGATTTGTATACCGAAATCCAAAGCCACATAAAGGCAAAG AAAACACAGATAGTGTTGTGATgcagccaaaaagaaaaaattttatgaaGGATATTCGTAGTCTTGCTG TGAACAGTAAGGAGTTCCTTGCAAAAGAAGAAAGCCAAATACCAGTGGATGAACTATTTTTCTACAG GTATTATAAAAAAGTTGCTACtgttaaagagaaacaaaaacgaAATGCAGATGAAGAAAGTATAGAAGATGTGGATGATGATGAGTTTGAAAAGATGATtg ACACATTTGAAGATGATAATTGCTTTACCTCTGGAACAGATGACCTTGATTTTGCTAG caacatgaaaaaggaaaaaaaaggtgctAAGGAAGACCCAGAAGATGAAGATTTAGAAGGCAGTGATGATGACCTTGATAATTTGGATGATGATGAAGTTTCTTTAGGAAGTATGAATGAAGAATTTACTGAAATTGGTGAAGATGGAGGAACATTCATGGATGTGTTGGATGATGAAAGTGAGGGCATTCCaa AACTTGATGATGAAGTCAGCTCCAAAATCAGTACAAAGAGAAACAAGAGGAAAGGTACAAATGATTTTGACTTTGCTGGATCATTTCAAG gaccaagaaaaaaaaagaaaggaaatttcagTGACTCCAGTCTATTTGTATCTGCTGAAGAG TTTGGCCACCTATTGGATGAAAATATGGGATCCAAGTTTGATAACATTGGCATGAATGCCATGGCTAACAAAGATAATGCAA GTCTCAAACAGCTTAGATGGGAGGCTGAACGTGATGATTGGCTACATAACAGAGACGTAAAAAGTatcatcaagaaaaagaaaaatttcaaaaagaagaggCCAAAAAccactcaaaaaattaaaaagcaaagaaaatga
- the CEBPZ gene encoding CCAAT/enhancer-binding protein zeta isoform X2 produces the protein MQDFSRRFGGNTSQSLAYFLQDYLMLATLDENEEVVDGGKKGAIDDLQQGELEAFIQNLSLAKYAKAFLVEEDEPAKKENASKKEAISKVDNKKQNVAESERTSLDKVKNKKRPEQHSENSATPKVKKDKQQDIFEFFERQTLLLKPGGKWYDLEYSNEYSLEPQPQDVVSKYKTLAQKLYEHEINLFKNKTNNQKGASATWMKTIVSSGTLGDRMAAMILLIQDDAIHTLQFVETLVNLVKKKGSKQQCLMALDTFKELLITDLLPDSRKLRIFSQHPFSKLEQLSSGNKDSRDRRLILWYFEHQLKHLVAEFVQVLETLSHDSLVATKTRALVVAHELLCNKPEEEKALLVQVVNKLGDPQNRIATKASHLLETLLCKHPNMKGVVCGEVERLLFRSNISPKAQYYAICFLNQMVLSHEESELANKLITLYFCFFRTCIKKKDIESKMLSALLTGVNRAYPYAQTVDDKVKEQVDTLFKVLHVVNFNTSVQALMLLFQVMNSQQTISDRYYAALYRKMLDPGLMMCSKQALFLNLVYKSLKADIVLRRVKAFVKRLLQVTCEQMPPFICGALYLVSEILKAKPNLRSQLDDHPESDEENFIDIGDDEDTEKFNADKETDKVKKTETEETVSDSPSPMETKKSESASWVHFDNLKGGKQLNTYDPFSRNPLFCGAENTSLWELKKLSEHFHPSVALFAKTILQGNYIQYSGDPLQDFTLMRFLDRFVYRNPKPHKGKENTDSVVMQPKRKNFMKDIRSLAVNSKEFLAKEESQIPVDELFFYRYYKKVATVKEKQKRNADEESIEDVDDDEFEKMIDTFEDDNCFTSGTDDLDFASNMKKEKKGAKEDPEDEDLEGSDDDLDNLDDDEVSLGSMNEEFTEIGEDGGTFMDVLDDESEGIPKLDDEVSSKISTKRNKRKGTNDFDFAGSFQGPRKKKKGNFSDSSLFVSAEEFGHLLDENMGSKFDNIGMNAMANKDNASLKQLRWEAERDDWLHNRDVKSIIKKKKNFKKKRPKTTQKIKKQRK, from the exons ATGCAAGACTTTAGTAGAAGATTTGGAGGAAATACGTCACAGAGTTTGGCTTATTTTTTA CAAGATTACCTTATGCTGGCTACCTTGGATGAAAATGAGGAAGTGgtggatggaggaaaaaaaggagcaaTTGATGACCTTCAACAAGGTGAATTGGAAGCATTTATTCAGAATCTTAGTTTGGCCAAGTATGCAAAAGCTTTCTTAGTTGAAGAAGATGAaccagcaaaaaaagaaaatgccagcaAAAAAGAAGCAATATCTAAAGTagataataaaaagcaaaatgtagcAGAAAGTGAAAGAACATCACTTGATAaggtaaaaaataagaagaggcCAGAACAACATTCTGAGAACAGTGCCACACCAAAAGTTAAGAAAGATAAACAACAGGAcatctttgaattttttgagagacagacatTGTTACTCAAGCCTGGAGGCAAATGGTATGATCTAGAGTACAGCAATGAATATTCTTTGGAACCCCAGCCTCAGGATGTTGTGTCCAAGTACAAAACCTTGGCTCAGAAATTATATGAGCATGAAATCAACTTattcaaaaacaagacaaataatCAAAAGGGAGCTTCTGCTACCTGGATGAAGACAATTGTGTCATCAGGGACACTAGGTGACAGGATGGCAGCCATGATTCTTCTTATTCAGGATGATGCTATTCACACACTCCAGTTTGTGGAAACTCTTGTGAACCTTGTTAAAAAGAAAGGTAGCAAACAGCAGTGCCTCATGGCTTTGGATACTTTCAAAGAGTTACTGATTACAGACCTTTTGCCAGACAGTCGGAAGCTACGGATTTTCAGCCAGCATCCTTTCAGCAAACTAGAGCAGTTGTCCAGTGGCAACAAGGACTCAAGAGATAGAAGGCTGATATTATGGTATTTTGAACACCAGCTGAAACACCTTGTGGCTGAATTTGTCCAGGTCTTAGAAACTTTAAGTCATGATTCTTTAGTAGCCACTAAAACTCGAGCTCTTGTGGTAGCTCATGAGCTTCTTTGTAAcaaacctgaggaagaaaaggcTCTTCTTGTGCAGGTAGTAAATAAACTGGGCGATCCTCAGAACAGAATAGCCACAAAAGCCTCCCATCTGTTAGAGACATTGCTTTGTAAACATCCCAATATGAAAGGAGTTGTATGTGGTGAAGTAGAAAGGCTACTCTTTCGCTCAAATATCAGCCCCAAAGCACAATATTAtgcaatttgctttttaaaccaAATGGTCCTTTCCCATGAAGAAAGTGAATTAGCTAATAAGTTAattactctttatttttgtttttttcggACTTGTATCaagaaaaaagatattgaatCAAAAATGCTTAGTGCCCTTTTAACAGGAGTAAATAGGGCATACCCTTATGCCCAGACTGTTGATGACAAAGTGAAGGAGCAGGTCGACACACTCTTTAAAGTGTTGCATGTTGTGAATTTTAATACCAGTGTACAGGCTTTAATGTTGCTTTTCCAAGTAATGAATTCTCAGCAGACGATATCAGATCGATACTATGCAGCATTATATAG gaagatGTTGGATCCAGGATTGATGATGTGCTCTAAGCAAGCCCTGTTTCTTAATCTTGTCTACAAATCTCTGAAAGCTGACATCGTGCTGCGCAGGGTGAAGGCTTTTGTGAAGAGGTTACTCCAAGTTACTTGTGAACAGATGCCACCATTCATATGTGGAGCTTTGTATCTTGTGTCTGAGATCCTTAAAGCAAAACCAAATTTAAGAAGTCAGCTAGACGATCATCCG GAGTCTGATGAAGAGAATTTTATTGACATAGGAGATGATGAAGACACAGAAAAATTCAatgcagataaagaaactgataaagtaaaaaaaactgAGACAGAAGAAACTGTGTCTGACAGTCCCAGTCCtatggaaacaaaaaaatcagagtctgcttcttgggtGCACTTTGATAATTTAAAAG gTGGCAAACAGTTAAACACATATGATCCATTCAGTAGAAACCCTTTGTTTTGTGGAGCTGAAAATACAAGTCTTTGGGAACTCAAAAAG ctgtctGAGCATTTTCATCCTTCTGTGGCCCTTTTTGCAAAGACTATCCTTCAG GGAAATTATATTCAATATTCAGGAGACCCACTCCAAGATTTCACATTAATGAGATTCTTAGATCGATTTGTATACCGAAATCCAAAGCCACATAAAGGCAAAG AAAACACAGATAGTGTTGTGATgcagccaaaaagaaaaaattttatgaaGGATATTCGTAGTCTTGCTG TGAACAGTAAGGAGTTCCTTGCAAAAGAAGAAAGCCAAATACCAGTGGATGAACTATTTTTCTACAG GTATTATAAAAAAGTTGCTACtgttaaagagaaacaaaaacgaAATGCAGATGAAGAAAGTATAGAAGATGTGGATGATGATGAGTTTGAAAAGATGATtg ACACATTTGAAGATGATAATTGCTTTACCTCTGGAACAGATGACCTTGATTTTGCTAG caacatgaaaaaggaaaaaaaaggtgctAAGGAAGACCCAGAAGATGAAGATTTAGAAGGCAGTGATGATGACCTTGATAATTTGGATGATGATGAAGTTTCTTTAGGAAGTATGAATGAAGAATTTACTGAAATTGGTGAAGATGGAGGAACATTCATGGATGTGTTGGATGATGAAAGTGAGGGCATTCCaa AACTTGATGATGAAGTCAGCTCCAAAATCAGTACAAAGAGAAACAAGAGGAAAGGTACAAATGATTTTGACTTTGCTGGATCATTTCAAG gaccaagaaaaaaaaagaaaggaaatttcagTGACTCCAGTCTATTTGTATCTGCTGAAGAG TTTGGCCACCTATTGGATGAAAATATGGGATCCAAGTTTGATAACATTGGCATGAATGCCATGGCTAACAAAGATAATGCAA GTCTCAAACAGCTTAGATGGGAGGCTGAACGTGATGATTGGCTACATAACAGAGACGTAAAAAGTatcatcaagaaaaagaaaaatttcaaaaagaagaggCCAAAAAccactcaaaaaattaaaaagcaaagaaaatga
- the CEBPZOS gene encoding protein CEBPZOS isoform X2 has translation MSLYPFSGRMARIMEPLAKKIFKGVLVVELLGVFGAYFLFNRMNTSQDFRQTMSKKFPFILEVYYKSIEQSGMYEVREQDQEKWLNSKN, from the exons GATGGCTCGCATTATGGAACCACTGGCAAAGAAGATCTTTAAAGGAGTTTTAGTAGTTGAGCTCTTGGGCGTTTTTGGAGCCTATTTTTTGTTTAATAGGATGAACACAAGCCAAG ATTTCAGGCAAACAATGAGCAAGAAATTTCCCTTCATCTTGGAAG tttattacaAATCCATTGAACAGTCTGGAATGTATGAAGTCCGAGAGCAAGATCAAGAAAAATGGCTGAATAGCAAAAATTAG
- the CEBPZOS gene encoding protein CEBPZOS isoform X1, translating to MRDTQRERHRQREKEKQAPCRGARCGTRSQAPRSRAEPKADAQPLSHPGLPVFVTVKLRMARIMEPLAKKIFKGVLVVELLGVFGAYFLFNRMNTSQDFRQTMSKKFPFILEVYYKSIEQSGMYEVREQDQEKWLNSKN from the exons atgagagacacacagagagagagacataggcagagggagaaggagaagcaggctccctgtcggggagcccgatgcgggactcgatcccaggcccccaggtcacgagctgagccaaaggcagatgctcaaccactgagccacccag GTTTACCTGTATTTGTTACTGTTAAACTTAGGATGGCTCGCATTATGGAACCACTGGCAAAGAAGATCTTTAAAGGAGTTTTAGTAGTTGAGCTCTTGGGCGTTTTTGGAGCCTATTTTTTGTTTAATAGGATGAACACAAGCCAAG ATTTCAGGCAAACAATGAGCAAGAAATTTCCCTTCATCTTGGAAG tttattacaAATCCATTGAACAGTCTGGAATGTATGAAGTCCGAGAGCAAGATCAAGAAAAATGGCTGAATAGCAAAAATTAG
- the CEBPZOS gene encoding protein CEBPZOS isoform X3, with amino-acid sequence MARIMEPLAKKIFKGVLVVELLGVFGAYFLFNRMNTSQDFRQTMSKKFPFILEVYYKSIEQSGMYEVREQDQEKWLNSKN; translated from the exons ATGGCTCGCATTATGGAACCACTGGCAAAGAAGATCTTTAAAGGAGTTTTAGTAGTTGAGCTCTTGGGCGTTTTTGGAGCCTATTTTTTGTTTAATAGGATGAACACAAGCCAAG ATTTCAGGCAAACAATGAGCAAGAAATTTCCCTTCATCTTGGAAG tttattacaAATCCATTGAACAGTCTGGAATGTATGAAGTCCGAGAGCAAGATCAAGAAAAATGGCTGAATAGCAAAAATTAG